TATTCTTGAACGAATCATCcatgaggatgatgtcaGATGCTTCCTTAGCAACCTCAGTCCCGCTGTGAGCAATATAGTCAGTCATACTAGCTATATTATCGCTCGCGCCTTTTACTTACGCAATACCCATCGCAAATCCAACATTCGCAAGTTTCAGCGCAGGACCGTCATTGGTACCATCGCCGGTTACACCGACAACTTCGCCCATGCTTTTCAGCGTCTTAACTAGAAGTCGTTTGTCTTCAGGTGATGACCGAGCCAGAATTTGGAGACGAGGAGCAATTTCCAAACGATCCGAATCCGACAGCtaacaaaaaaaaaatcaaaaaCTGTTCAGAGAAGACGACAAGTGCGTACCTTTCTAAAGACCGGACCTTCCATTACCACACCTCCGGCAGTGAATATACCACACTGTGAAGCTATGGATCGCGCCGTTAAGACATTATCGCCAGTGCACATCTTCACAGCCACGCCTGCTAGCTGGCATTTCTCCACCGCCTCTTTCACACCCGGTCGAAGCGGATCTTCAATACCAGTTATGGCAATGAGAGTCATATCCTTCGCAATCGCCTCATAAGGTACCTCATCTGCCTCGTCCTTTTCAGTGCCTGCGGGCGGCCAAGATTTGAAATCGCGGTAACAAAGGGCAATCGTACGAAGAGATTGATTGGCgtagaagatgatggtCTTGGAGATGTTGCTCATGGCGTCATCGTCGAACTCAGTCGTCTCAATATCATCACCTTTGTTGTCATCTTGATGTACCACGACATGCTTAGTACAGTTGTTGCTCAAGACCTCACTGGCTCCTTTCAGGTAAAGTCGATAGGTGTCACCTTTTCTGACAACGACGCCCATAGCTTTGAGCTCGGAACTGAAAGGTATCATTTGAACGATTTCAGCAGACTCTCTGACCTGTCTGTAATCGGGCCATTCCATGTCTTTGGCGAAGCGCAACAAAGCAGTCTCGGTTTTGCTGCCGACGAAGTTCagcttcccttcctcattcTTGTCCTCAAAAGCGGTGGAATTGATGCAGATTGCCTCATTGAACAGTGTTTGAAGGGATGATGAAGCGTAATCGTTCAATTGATCCATGTCAAAGGCGAAATCACCACGGACGCTGtgaccttcttcattgGCATTGGAACGAGAAGCATTGTCGGATAAGTCCTTGACAAATTTACCATGGACACCAAGGGAACCAGCGACAACTGTCATCTCGTTTTGTGTCAGAGTGCCTATAACCTATGTCAGGGGAGCTCTCTTCGCATCAAATAAAATCATACCGGTTTTATCTGTGCATACCACTGTAGCATTGGCCATGGTCTCGCACGATCCAAGTACTCTAACCAAAAGGTTCTGCTTTGTCATTCGCTTGGTTGCAAACGCTAATGCTAACGTCACGGCTAAAGGTAGACCTTCAGGTACAGCGACGACAACCAGTGTGACCGCAATGATCAAGATCTGGATAAAAGACTGTGCCTTATCATTGGCTGATCTATCGGGATTGGTTTTAAGTTGGACGAAGAATCGAATCATCAGGACAataaagagaaggagaccCGATGCGCCACCGAGTTTGGCTATGAGTTCAGCAAGATAATTGAGTTTTATTTGAAGGGGTGTCTCGTCGGCATCGCCTCGCATGGCTGCAGTGAGTCAGTCGCAGATAGAGCTCAGTAAGATGTAGAACACTCACCCATCATGATACGACCGTTGAAACTCGTTGGACCAACCGCAATGACAACGTACTCTCCCACTCCTTCAAGGACTTTGGCAccggagatgaggaagcagtctttcttttgcttctGACCGGGTTGGAGGTGATCTCTTTCTTTAATGCACTCGTCGTAAGAGAACTTCTTTATAGCATCTGATTCACCGGTAGCGCCAGACTCGTCACACCTAACGTTGTGTCCTCGAAGAAAAATGCCGTCAACGGGGATTATTTCCCCAGGTTCTAGCAAGCAAACGTCCCCGACAACTACGTCTTTGACATTGATGACCATCTCGCTGCCTCCTCTGATGACCTTAACGCTACGATCCTCCCGCTTTTCATTCAGCTTCTTGAACTGACGTTCTTTCTGCCAGTCGTTAATGGATCCGACaaggacgacgatgatgatcgCCACGACGATAGCGACACCTTCTACCCAATCAACTTGAGCTTCTTCGCAACCATCAGGACATTCGTCGTTATAAATAATTTTGGGTGGAGTTCCAAGATCTTGATAAATACCTAGAGCTAAAGAGACGACAGCAGCGATCGATAAAAGAATCTATGATCATATTAGGAAGTTTCGATTAAGATGCGTTTAGAAAGGCTCACCAAAACTTTGTCTTTGAAGGCAAGCCACATAAGAAGCAGCAAACTTTTACTTTTTCTACGAGGGAGATCGTTTCGCCCGTAAATCTCACGCCTGTGGTCCATACTAGCTCGCCACTGCGGTCCGTTGCCGCCAGGCATGTCGGCGGAACTCCGGGGGGCACCGTTCTCCGCATTCCCCTCGTCTGTCCCCACCGCCAACCCTTTCGCTCCATCGACTCCTAGTCCTTCCAATAAGCCGCTAACACCGCCTATCTTTTCTAAGTCCTCTAGCGATTTTGGGTCTACAAGCATGGCTAAGCGAGAAGGCTTTTCACGGAAGGGTGTCGGATCTGTTTTATCTTTATCGGGGTCCAGGTGTGCTGAAGGAGgctcttctttatctttcttccctttcttgccctttttcccctttttaTTGGcaccgccttctcctctaTCTTCATCTATCTCATTGGCTTCAATAGCAGTTCGTATCAAAGGCTTCTTCATGGAATGGCCGTCTGTCGTGGGAGCAGCACTAGACCAAGTCCCAATTGACCACCCACGCGCATGTCTCCTTTGAGGGTCATTTTCGTCTACCGTCTCAAGGGTCTCCATACCAGAGTGGGCGTCCGGGTGATTTTCCCTCAGAGCAAGGGAAGTCTTTGGGTTGGGCGACGAGGGAGTAGGTAGTTCATCAGAAAAGTGGACGGAGGAGCAGCTAGTCAAGGTCGGAGAGGGCGGGGTGAGAGCAGAGGAGTACGACGAAGAGGGAGAATGGCCGCTGCCTGGAGGATAAAGCCTGGCGTTGGGTGAAAGACGAAAGGGATCATAGCCCTGGGGGGATTCTTGGCGGGACTCGGACGATGGACTGCCGGGGATGACAAGGGTAGGAGTGGGGCGCTCGTTGGGAGGGGGCGTGGAAGGGGCCGAGCGGGGCGGAGGGGAGTCTGGGTCCgtggtgatgatgaccgGCGGCGGGTTGTCGCGGGACATGGTGGAGCGAAGAgctgggaggaaggaaggaaggaagaaggaggggaggaagacTTGTATGTGGTGGCGGGCGGTTTGGGCGGTGGCAAACACTTCTTAGTGGAGCAGCATATATAAAATATATATAGTATGGCACTAAAAGGAGTGAGAGGCGTCAGCGCACCTCTTTATTTTGGCTTCCAAAGTTCCAGAGGCGGTGCCGCTAGAGTGGAGGGCACTTCAAATCTGAGCGGAGCCAAATATTTCTCTACTTTTTGCAGCCAGCCAAGGCTTGGCATGTCCGTCTGTCACTTCCTTGCGAAGCTGCCAAGAACGCAATGCCTGATTCCGTAGATTTATATTACTTACGATAAACATAAGCGGTGAATTTGAAATCAATGATTAATTACTTTATCACGAGCAGCGCCCAGATAGGTGCCTCTGCGGTCAGCTGAGTGTGCTTCTGGATGCATCGAGAATCTCACGTATCTCATATCCATACGTGTCGGACCCACATTCCACCCATTATTACACTCTAGATGGttgcatgatgatgattcCTGTAGGCATGTCTCGACGTAACTAAGAGGCCGCaaagcttcttcaattTTGCTGTCCCGCGAATATGCCGAAtatcgaagaagatgatgaaagaaggcaCTGCCTGCATGATACTCaagatgtggaagaagatcaggcTCCACATTCAGCTACAAGGCCACAGACGAGATCGATGCATGCATGCTGGCCATTGGTGAATAGTTGACGAGAATCGCGAACATGCGGACATGCTGCTGGGCGAGGAGCTGGACACTAATCCGTCATAGCCAGCACACCGCGTTTCGAGTTTCGCGTTTCGTCAGGGAGCTCACACAACAGTTGTTTGTCTGTCAACAACGACGCAACGCCTCCCTATATCTCCTATTTCCCTGCTTCATCTTTcgtctcctctcctcccctcctACCTCAATTCCCCGCTCCTCATCCGTCCCTCCATCGTCCGCTACTCGCTTCATAGCTCCCTATACTCTCACACAGCAAGCAACGGTCTTTACTCGCCTCACCTTCAACATCAAAGCAAATCTTCACGAGCGACAGGCGTCGCCATGTTACCCACGTCCTCTCGTCCAATAcccttttcatctctcctgatatcattcattcatgtctcctccatcaccgCAGTGGCTTCGACCATCGCGCCGGCATCTCTTCCCCAAGTTGACTTCTCAAAAATGGGGACAGTCGCGCTTGGCGGATCCTTTTCTGGTCTCGATTGGTGGTCTTCAGAATCTCCCTTTGCTTCATCTGCTACTGGCAATCCTACCTTCTCGTCAGACGGAGACACATTATTTCATCGCCCAACTGACGGCCAATTCCGCGCATTGGCGACCACCAATTCTGGCGGAGTCATCAACGCGCTTTGTTGGTCTAAAGATGGGTCCGCCAATAATGGAACTTTATATGTCGGCGGAGTGTTTGAGTCTCTTTCTGGCGTTTCTGCGAGCAATATCGCGTCATTAACCCTCGCAGATAATTCTGTTACCGCGTTAAGCGGTGGCTTATCGGGTGAGGTTAACACGCTGTATTGTGACGACGACAGTTCCCAGATTTGGGTTGGAGGGCTTTTCGAGGCGCCCATCGGTTCGGGAGGGAACGTGGCCCTTTGGTCCACTTCATCAAGCACTTGGGTGACCCCTGAGTTTGGCGGGTTTAATGGGCGAGTCCAGAGCATAGTCCCATCCATCGATAATTCAAGTATTTACTTTGGAGGAGATTTTACCACAAGATTCGTTCAAAACTCGtcaatcctcttcaattCGACATCAAATACCAACAATACCTTTGGAAATGTCACCTCTACTCCGTCTGTTTCAGAAAATGTGACAACTGTTGGCGACTCGGGCTACCTAACGCCCTTGACCGTCTCTGCATCAGCCTCGTCTTCTGCGGCCTATTCCATACAAGCAGGCCCAAGCTCAACACAAAGCGAGTACTCCGATACGAATGTACTACTTTGCCCGGGTAGCGGTGTTTGGTTAGCGCAAGAGGATACAGTTTCCAATGTAAACTTGGTCGGGCAGGGCTATCTTTCAGCGACTGGTATCAGGGTTGTCAACGGCTTGGTACAGGGGAGAGGGACTACATATTTCTGGTATGCGTTTTGATCCATCTACTCGACTGCGGTCAAGCTAATTATATTTAGCCTCACTATCCTACCCACCTATACGGAGCTCAATATGACGTATACCGACCCTGTTACCGGCGAACTTGGAACCTGCACAAGTCACTGTCCTCTTTACACCAACTCCTCTATATCTGCACAAGATTTCATTTTCACCGCCGGAACCCAGAACCTTACAGGATTTGAGATGCAGCTCAAAGAGTGGATAGGGGACGGAGCAGCTTTAAGCAGTGTGGCCTTACTGTCTGATGGTGAGTATTCGTCGACATGCAGAAGTGCAAACTAATGCTCGTACAGGGGCCTACCTCTCTGCAGTATCCGACGGTGGATCCTCTTGCACCAACGGGGCCAAGAATGGTTCTGTTCAAACTGTCGGTAGCTGGGATGCTACAACAGTCGCCACCAACTCGGCCACAGAATCCtatctttcctcatctgtATCTCTCGGTGACTCTCAACGTCCTCAAGTTACATTCTACCCATATGTTTCCTCTGCTGGAAACTATGATATTTACGTCTTCATTCCCGGATGCCTCAACGCTGGTGACTGTGACTCTCGGACCAGCGTTGATGTTGAAGTTTTCCCATTTTCTGGTGGGCTTGGCTGGACCAGCACCATTTCGGAGCAAGTGGATTATGATACCAAAACCCTGATCTATTCGGGACCAGTCGGGGCCACGACTGACAGTTTTACGCCGACTATCAGTCTGGCTCTTTCTTCTGACCCATACAAACCTGCTCGAGGGCATATGTACACTGTAGTGGCTGATCGAGTCCAATTGACGTTTATCGGCACTGATGGCTCTGTCAGCTCGAcccctcttctcaacaaCGGCACGGCGCCGGATGACTACACAGGGTCCAACGCTACGACTGTCGGTAATTCCTCTTGGACGACCAACTCGTCTTATAATGTAGCCTTTGGCCTCTTCGAATGGCCTCGATCTTCGAAACTGAATACCAATGCTGCAAGCAATGCCCTCAGCAACGTTACTGAGACTGCCCTCACTCGCCTCGGTTTTGCTCTTGATGCAGCTCTCAATGCTTCTGGGTCTTCTGCCTCATCATGGGCTGTCAACACCATCGTCTCCATGGACAGTACTGTCTTTATCGGCGGTGATTTCTCCTCAACCAACAATTATACAAATGTCCTATCTATTGACGCCTCATCAGGCGAAACTTCCGCTTTGGCTTCGCAGGGCCTAGGAGGGATTGTCAACACAGCCGCAGTCGTTGATGGATATGTGTTTTTCGGCGGAGACTTCACGTCCACAGCTTCATCAGGTGGCGTCGCTCTGAACTATCTGGCTAGATACGACCCCGCGACTAAAGCCTGGGCAGCCGTTGGTGGTGGAGTAGATGGCTACGTCACGGACCTGATGGCCTCGCCGTCGTCGACCGAATTGTTCGTGATGGGCAACTTTTCTCATGTTATAAATAGTGATGGTTCGCTCAATGAAACTGGGGGTTTCGGCGTTTGGGACATAAGCTCTGAAAGATGGACAAGTAGCGGCGTAGTCTTTGGCAACATCTCAGCGGGAGAGAtgatctcttcctctccctctaTCGCTTACCTGGCTGGTAGAGTGAGCGGATACGCTGATAACTCGGCCGACGGTCTCGCCATGTTATCTACGGACCAAAACGGTTTGGCCAAGATATCGTCCCTTACTGGTGCCAGCTTCAGTACCACGGGGTCTTCATCTAGTCTGACCACCTCCCGTCGTCGATCACTAGAGATCAAATCGTCATACTCCAGCTCATGGTTGTCTCGTTTCGCCGGCGGCCTTGTTGAACGGGCCCTACCTGGGTTGGCCGCCCGCGCAACAGCTCCTGTTATTGTcactccttcttttcccgCTCCTGCTGTCCTGGCTGTCGATTATTGGACAAATACATCTACTTCAGATAGCCCCTCGATGATGATCCTCGGTGGTAACTTTACATCTTCAAGTGCCAATGTCCGAGGCATGGCATTCTATTCTACTTCTCAACAGACTGTGGATGGACCAGAGCCTCCAGTATCCGGTGTAGTCAGAGCACTGGAGGTGATCGATGACCGCTTGTATCTCGGTGGTGAAGGGGTCAATGTGGAAGGTATTGGGAGCGGCCTGTTGGTGTATAATCTTGTCAATGGGACAtggatggaaggtggtATGGCTTCATTGAATAGTGAGTATTGCATAACACCCAGGCGGTTTGTTAACTGACCACTACCAGCTGCATCTGATTCCAATGTAACCATCAACCAGATTCGAACCCGCCCGACTACCAATACACTTATTGTGGCTGGTAGTTTCACGTCTGCAGGCTCCCTCTCTTGTGCGGCAATCTGTCTATGGGACTCCACTAATGCTCAGTGGTCGACACTAGGCGCAGGACTATTGTCTGGAGAAGTCAGAAGTATCGATTTCGCGGGGGTGAGTACGATGTTGCGCTCGGAAGAAATTTTCTGATAATTCAATTTAGAACAATTACGACACTCTCGTCGCCGCTGGCTCCTTTGTCCTTTCGGATGGCACTGTTGCTTCTGTTGCGTCCTACGATTTTGACAGCTCTTCTTGGACTGCCCTTGGTTCCCTTTCCGGCCCTACTCTCGCTGTTGCTGTCGACGAGAAGAATGTGACCAACATTTTCGCTGCGGGCTATTCTGCATCCGACGGCTCTCCATATCTAGAGCAATGGAACGGTAACACTTGGACAGCACAGAATGAGACGCTCCAGTCTGGCAGTCTTGTTTATCAGCTTGCTTTTGTCCCCATGTCGTCTGAACACACGGCAGTGGGTAGTATCGAAAAGGACAGAATGTTGATGGTATCTGGGAATCTGTATCTTGATCAGATGGGCAATGCCACAAGTGCTCTCTACGACGGCGTGAACTGGTATCCCTACCTGGTGGGGACATCCGCTGCTGGAGGTATTGGCGCCGGCGCTAGTCTATTCTGGTCGGATTCCGACTTTTCTTTCAAAGTTAAACATTATCTAGCCAGAGGCCTGGTGGTGCTAGTGGCTATCGCGATCGCCACCGGGATTGTTCTCTtattcatcctccttgcccttctcgTAGCCTATTTCAACCGCCGACGGGACACACAAGCTGCTCAAGACAGACAAGAGATTTACGGCAAAGAAGGGAGCGATGTTTCCTCAACACATCAGAACGTCTTTGCAAATGTGCAGGCGGCTCTGGAAGCATCCCTCGCTGGAGGGGCCGGGACCATGATGGGACTTGGGACGTCTCGGAACTCTGCCCCCTCTCAGGCTAGGCTTTCGAACCCAAGTTCATACGCTTCTGGTGCCTATCCTATGGCCTCAGATGACGAAtatgacgaagaagaggaagagggagatgaaagagagacgaCGATGCGATATGACTTTGAAGGACCGGAATTAcaagaaggggagatgaGCATGAAGGCTGGCCAACCGCTAATCATCTTGGATGACCAGCAGAGCCATGAATGGTGGTATGCTAGAGACCCTGCTACTGGTAGGGAGGGTATGGTGCCAGCGTCTTATGGTAAGTAATGATGCCGTTGTAAAAGCTGTCGATGTGAAAAGCTAAAGTGAATGATTGTAGTTTGGTAAAATAATGCGGACGAAAGTCTTCTAGCTGGCAATTAACGATCTTTAACGACCTTTGTGTAAAGTTTTCGAAGGGCATTAGATGAAGCTTATAATGTATATAATGGAGATCAGTATTGAGCGACAAATGCTTCTTTCCAGGTCTTGCGGATCACAAAGATTCCACGATGAAGATTGACAGCGCTTGGTATATTTTAAGACGTTTATCATTAAGAGTGTCATGTAACATCACTTAGCATGTCTAGGTCAAGAAAGACTTGGCAAAATGGGACATATCAGAGTGTATAGAGGTAGACAAGGTGCTCGCGTACCTGTTCAGTAAtcggatgacgatgagtaGTAGTGATTCGTGTCGAGTATCGGAGATCAAAACAATTGCATTTCTGTATATAAAAAAAACCTTCTCGCCAAAAAGCCTAGTGTTATTGGTTCTGGTGAGAACAATGCAATTATGGGAGTCGCACATTCCAACATAAGCGATATTTGCAATCTCCTGCGATCACTCTGCAACCTTCTCAACGGGACACAGGATCCTCCAATTGCGTTCTGACGCCACGGACTAAGCTTGGTGGTCCCAATGATCTCTACTAGCTTATTGACTTGTAGGAGTTCCGCTGGCCCTGCATGTTAAGATAGCGCCTACTAACTTAAGTATCCTCTATGTCACTAGTAGCTAGACTCATTTGCTTTTCCCATATCATTCTTTCAACATATGAGACACTGGAATATCACTAATATGGCCACAGGCAATCTTTGCATGAGCTTGAAAACTTTCACCACCGGTCAATCACTTTTCCGTATGCACGGAAAAGATTTTGCTGGTCAAGGTGAGCCCTTGCTTGCCGCTCTACTTCTGCGTTAATTGCCCATACCCAACGATCTCTTTCCAGCTGCTTCAGTCAGTCATAATAGTATCATCTAGGAATCTTGTTTGCTCACTTTGGATCTTGCGCGGAAGATCAATAAACTTGTGGGTGATTTGCTCAACTTCATGGAAGTGTGATCTCTGTAATCTGAAGAGTCCCAAGGATCATTGGCGTTTGCCCCAGAATGGGACCCCGATATGGCCAAGCGAACGCAGAAGGTGGTGTCTTCCGGTCCATCAAATGATTGTAGACCATCTTGGTAAACGCGatgttgaggaaggaacGCATCCCTATTATGAGGCTCGTGAATCTCGTCGTGAGCTAACAACCCAGAATATGTCTTCCTAAGGGTATTAGCTAACAGCAACATAATATCTTGCAGATTGAAAGCAGGGAAATCAGAACCGGCTCACATAGGCACCGAACAACGGATAGTTCTTTTTTCTGACATGGAACGAGGCTTTGCCAGTGACTTCAAATGACACAAATGATCCCTGGCTTAATGCCATGTATTTGAGCCTTGGACATAGATTTAGTAAGGCCTCAAATCTTCCACAAAGCATGTAGCATTTGTCTGTCACTTACCTGAACTTTTCATGAGCACCCTGCTTCATATACAATCTTCCAGAAAGGCAGATAGGTCTGCAGCCTCGAATAGTGCACCAGTTCCATATCTCTCCTAGAAATTCATCTATTCCATCACCGTGCGTACGCCCCGAAGCAGCTGACATGGCGTCCATTCTTTGCCGAGCCCTTTGTTTCGAGAGACTGTAAGTGCATGGTACCATTGGAACATAAAACTCACTCTACTCGATGTTGATGATTCCAATAAGACTTTAACGCCTCCAAGCACTCAACCCATTCCTGAGCTATCTCGGGAGTGTGAGCTTCCAGCTTCATGGGTCCTCCAGCAGTAAATCTGAGTTCAAATGTGTCCCTTCGTCCGTCAGCATCTTTTCCTGCTGGGCTAGGATACTGGATCATTGCGATATCCCTCATATCGATGCAGCCTGCAGACCTTCGGATCACAGACGCCATCCGCCGGCGCTCATTTTCCAAGAATTCTTTGTGTACTTCCGAAAAGAGTTTAGAAGGGGTTGAACCTTCCTGATTCGGTAGTAAAGGAGGTTCTGAGTCTTTCATGTTTGTGATAAACAGACAACCTGCAGATCAGTCTTTGTGTAAGCGACTAAATCCTTTTTCCTAGTCACGTCTGCCTACCATCATGGGACGCAAGGTAAATTGTGCTTCTGGTAGTAGGTCCATGTATTCGGAAAAGATACCCCTCTATACCAGGTGGCTCCTCTAATATGGTGCCATCTTCTAACTTCATGGATTTTGGATGATGCCTGGCGGGGCGAAGTTGTAGCTCTCTGGGAGAGGGATTGTTCTAATTTGTCAAATATGAGTCTCATTCCCCTGTCTGCTAATGCTAAACGAAGATGCAAGGGCTTACTTGTAGTCTGGCGAGGCCTGCTAGTAAAGCCCATggtcttttctttccctctaCTGTCTCTAAATACGCCACCCAGTCCAACATTCCGTCACCTGCTTTCCAAACCAGTTGAAGATCTACCTCGTCCTTGATTCCTTGTAGCCTGCCCTGCTGTACAATGTCATTGAATGCCGTTTCCTTCTGCAGCATTTCCCAGCATGTTCTGATAACTGTGTCAGGACAAAAATGCCGCAGTAATTGACCACTATCTGCTTGACCATTATCTACGTCTCGAGGGATACCCATGCGGATTGAAGTCGACACGACGGGAACCGAAATGTCAAATCGTTCCGGAAGTTGACCCCCTAGGTCTCTCCATAGCTCCCAGTACCAGTCCAATGCGCGAGACCTTTCTGGCAGTTTGAGTATAAAGATTTGAGTGCCTTTCTTGTGACCCCGGAGCCATTGCACTTGTGATGATTGTGCCATTCTGTTCTTGAGGTCTGAGATGTGCGACGTCTTCGGCGATTTGAGGAGTGCTTCAACCTCTAGCTGTAGCTTCTCAACAGAAG
The genomic region above belongs to Cryptococcus neoformans var. neoformans JEC21 chromosome 4 sequence and contains:
- a CDS encoding spore wall assembly -related protein, putative, producing the protein MPPVPHPPARHPHSENSPTPLLKPSPAILTQVPPPRPPADPSLHVLPRRFLGPIPGKVLNSSHLQEKRRHFYDLRRRAAYKVRHELIGRKDSLSGLEEDDPDEGILRRAALKIGIPGLGQNGDREEDFSPESDHESESYGPQTTVGKETWFGESFDIGREFESEGHDNDEPSILATRDTSVRGSGSPDQNRRQKYTQQQRHLAPHRPSNATRSTEETFFTARSQNSEAIESSIDDCPTPVLEHSPDTQLSQSSSRQPLIRSAQNRADQHPPQWIDPNTKKGKGPANQSLSSSTFTVPQKLKSAFRHTSESPVGAAEPPGIDKSRMRDLPQKTKSVQFPMDPIHSVASETGKTKAKDRNSPIDPNMVLSREGEEVQGTSSGAAADAMVEGDKSQELLARQGNVLYKDRMLVRVGYHREENILSFDEASQRRNPCSKLDPFEEYIVVWRKGFVELYQEWRMPLRERMTGSKRLCFAIPLMPHRSSLSIFNPDDLTLCLTTSVEKLQLEVEALLKSPKTSHISDLKNRMAQSSQVQWLRGHKKGTQIFILKLPERSRALDWYWELWRDLGGQLPERFDISVPVVSTSIRMGIPRDVDNGQADSGQLLRHFCPDTVIRTCWEMLQKETAFNDIVQQGRLQGIKDEVDLQLVWKAGDGMLDWVAYLETVEGKKRPWALLAGLARLQNNPSPRELQLRPARHHPKSMKLEDGTILEEPPGIEGYLFRIHGPTTRSTIYLASHDGCLFITNMKDSEPPLLPNQEGSTPSKLFSEVHKEFLENERRRMASVIRRSAGCIDMRDIAMIQYPSPAGKDADGRRDTFELRFTAGGPMKLEAHTPEIAQEWVECLEALKSYWNHQHRVEARQRMDAMSAASGRTHGDGIDEFLGEIWNWCTIRGCRPICLSGRLYMKQGAHEKFRLKYMALSQGSFVSFEVTGKASFHVRKKNYPLFGAYTYSGLLAHDEIHEPHNRDAFLPQHRVYQDGLQSFDGPEDTTFCVRLAISGSHSGANANDPWDSSDYRDHTSMKLSKSPTSLLIFRARSKLERDRWVWAINAEVERQARAHLDQQNLFRAYGKVIDRW